From a single Candidatus Izimaplasma bacterium HR1 genomic region:
- a CDS encoding HRDC domain protein, which yields MDKKMLLELTNLRDKLKRKNKGSSICSDSSLMEINTYRPTRVEDFSGIRGIGEVFIEKYASHFLRLLDDNRTTDDLYDLDDKEVDFIERLENRLVNISKRNPNIYLGGTTSLNYSDLEAIDDFNIIEKLYFDKKKRVVELVNSNKNGFDEKKYKEINKLYRALNREKNESGEYNLYIAYPFVEGSTFEDKFDLNAPLAYFPIKLEKGNGRFTIVVDNNRTVILNETLIITSMKFILKKEVQIESLEIDVTNIKFDDFEKYLIDKYEKYGIKLSPSTEKKHNVLLGKSTISLDYGYRVRNYMILGRFSSFSNSIHKDVKFIKQARKTNKSLYDILFTTERGRLEKELNPDWNLSQINKLDYSQLQVVNAVDSGQSLIIEGPPGTGKSQTIVSIITNEISKDNNVIMLAEKKAAIDVIHSRLGRLRDYSIVIDDPNNKVSFYNQIGELLRKKIKAVNVSRKENNNILRLDNEIRKNEKILKSLNSEREYGITLLELQSIYEKIEIKDELSKHYTTIAKMIGKCFGDYTYNETFRLLTYLFNESKEDLEYMRNVMETKTHITYLNGKLDYSEFIDVNNIGDEYRTKLNERTFIKKFFTNIQFSFKLRKFASKKQTKNLKKYLLINNYCDEDFTAFEKFYEIFEEFSSQEKAVQNFYYSFIEYQAKNELILSYNQILKLYGNYLIRIIKSDIKSELQMFGKFDRSDKLLKKAYEDLIRYNLLRLETELFEQSEEVKLMKRYTAMVKAISSKRKPTISLFIEKYRFELIKLIRIWLTTPNVVSTLLPMESNIFNLAIFDEASQMYFEKSLPTLYRAERVVVAGDLKQLRPSNFGFGRLEGINDDDYILEDYSITDDDSLLDYVKPKLASVNLQYHYRSRYQELINLSNYVFYNRELIVPPYKSYDDTVKPIEYIKVDNGIWKNKTNKVEAYALVEKLHEILKRNNDKETVGIITFNRPQRDLIEDIIEEKCNVSPEFKELYEQASQKVEDHQNVGLFVKNIENVQGDERDIIIISVGYSYDEKGVFQRQFGWLSQKFGENRLNVCVTRAKRKLVMFVSFDLVDFKVDDLKNEGPKVLKKYLEYAKIVSNDDYSRSVTYLNRLTATEEIKEVSHDLQLSLPDIELLNVKEIHGSPTDYIIRNTASDKELSLVVNKLNDTYQKDHYFLKNYLNAVQVPFVYLNMYDWWENKEHVLNEVSKRLGGTTDV from the coding sequence TTAGTAAAAGGAATCCTAATATCTATTTAGGTGGAACTACTAGTCTGAACTACTCTGATTTAGAGGCGATTGATGACTTTAATATTATTGAGAAACTATATTTTGATAAGAAAAAAAGAGTAGTAGAGTTAGTTAATTCTAATAAAAACGGTTTTGATGAAAAGAAATACAAAGAGATAAACAAGTTATATAGAGCTCTTAATCGTGAGAAAAACGAAAGTGGAGAGTATAACTTATATATCGCATATCCTTTTGTCGAAGGTAGCACTTTTGAAGACAAATTTGATTTAAATGCCCCATTAGCCTATTTCCCAATTAAACTTGAAAAAGGCAATGGTCGTTTTACAATAGTAGTAGATAATAATCGAACTGTTATTTTAAATGAAACTTTAATTATTACAAGTATGAAGTTTATCCTTAAAAAAGAGGTTCAGATTGAATCCTTAGAAATTGATGTAACAAACATTAAGTTTGATGATTTCGAAAAATATCTTATTGATAAATACGAAAAATATGGAATAAAACTTAGCCCTTCAACAGAAAAAAAACACAATGTTTTATTAGGAAAATCAACCATTAGTTTAGACTACGGATATAGAGTGAGAAACTATATGATTTTAGGAAGATTTTCTTCATTCTCAAATAGTATTCACAAAGATGTAAAATTTATAAAACAAGCACGAAAAACCAATAAAAGTTTATATGATATTCTCTTTACTACAGAAAGAGGAAGACTAGAAAAAGAATTAAATCCAGACTGGAATTTAAGCCAAATAAACAAACTGGATTACTCGCAGTTACAAGTGGTTAATGCCGTTGATTCTGGACAATCTCTAATAATAGAAGGTCCTCCTGGTACAGGTAAAAGCCAAACTATTGTATCGATAATTACTAATGAAATCTCTAAAGATAATAATGTAATTATGCTTGCTGAGAAAAAAGCTGCAATTGATGTAATTCATTCAAGACTAGGTAGGCTTAGAGATTACTCAATAGTAATTGATGATCCAAATAATAAAGTATCATTCTATAATCAAATTGGTGAATTATTAAGAAAGAAAATTAAAGCAGTAAATGTTTCAAGAAAAGAAAATAATAATATCCTGCGTTTAGACAATGAAATAAGAAAAAATGAGAAAATTTTGAAAAGTCTAAATTCGGAAAGAGAATATGGTATTACCCTACTTGAACTACAATCGATATATGAAAAAATAGAGATAAAAGATGAATTATCAAAACACTATACCACAATAGCAAAAATGATAGGAAAATGTTTTGGTGATTATACATATAATGAAACATTTAGATTACTTACATACTTATTTAATGAATCCAAAGAGGATTTAGAGTACATGAGAAATGTAATGGAAACAAAAACACACATTACATATTTAAATGGTAAGCTAGATTATTCAGAATTTATTGATGTGAATAACATCGGAGATGAATATCGTACAAAACTAAATGAGAGAACCTTTATTAAGAAGTTTTTTACTAACATTCAGTTTTCTTTTAAGTTAAGAAAGTTCGCTTCTAAAAAACAAACAAAGAATCTAAAAAAATACCTCTTAATAAATAATTATTGTGATGAAGATTTTACTGCCTTCGAAAAGTTTTACGAAATATTTGAAGAGTTTTCTTCTCAAGAAAAAGCAGTTCAAAATTTCTATTATAGTTTTATTGAGTATCAAGCAAAAAATGAACTTATATTGTCATATAATCAAATATTAAAGTTGTATGGTAATTATTTAATAAGAATAATCAAAAGTGATATTAAATCTGAATTGCAAATGTTTGGTAAATTTGATAGGAGCGACAAACTTCTCAAAAAGGCATATGAAGACCTTATTAGATACAACTTACTAAGATTAGAAACTGAGTTGTTTGAGCAATCAGAAGAAGTTAAATTGATGAAACGTTATACAGCTATGGTAAAAGCGATTAGCTCAAAGAGAAAACCGACGATTTCTTTATTTATCGAGAAATATCGATTCGAATTAATAAAGTTAATTCGAATCTGGTTAACAACGCCAAACGTAGTTAGTACATTACTACCAATGGAAAGTAACATATTTAACTTAGCCATTTTTGATGAAGCATCTCAAATGTATTTTGAGAAATCACTTCCTACATTATATAGAGCCGAAAGAGTTGTAGTAGCAGGGGATTTAAAACAGTTAAGACCATCAAACTTTGGTTTTGGTAGACTAGAAGGTATTAATGATGATGATTATATCTTAGAGGATTATTCGATTACCGATGATGATAGTTTATTAGATTATGTGAAACCAAAACTAGCTTCTGTTAATCTACAGTATCACTACCGCTCTAGATACCAAGAACTTATCAATTTATCTAACTATGTATTTTATAATCGAGAGTTAATTGTCCCTCCTTATAAATCGTATGATGATACTGTTAAACCTATCGAATATATTAAGGTAGATAATGGGATATGGAAAAATAAGACAAATAAAGTAGAAGCATATGCTTTGGTAGAAAAACTCCATGAAATACTGAAAAGAAATAATGATAAAGAAACAGTGGGAATTATAACATTCAATCGCCCACAACGAGATTTAATTGAGGATATCATTGAAGAAAAATGTAATGTATCTCCTGAGTTTAAAGAATTATATGAACAAGCAAGTCAAAAAGTAGAAGACCATCAAAATGTTGGGTTGTTTGTCAAAAATATCGAAAATGTTCAAGGTGATGAAAGAGATATTATAATTATTTCAGTAGGATATAGTTACGATGAAAAAGGCGTATTCCAAAGACAATTTGGGTGGTTATCACAAAAATTTGGTGAAAATCGTTTAAATGTATGTGTAACAAGAGCTAAAAGAAAACTAGTTATGTTTGTTTCTTTTGATCTTGTAGACTTTAAGGTTGACGATTTAAAAAATGAAGGTCCTAAAGTTCTAAAAAAATACTTAGAATATGCAAAAATAGTTAGTAATGATGATTATTCAAGAAGTGTAACTTACTTAAATAGATTAACTGCTACTGAAGAAATAAAAGAAGTGAGCCATGATTTACAGTTATCATTACCAGATATTGAACTGTTAAATGTAAAAGAAATACATGGATCACCTACGGATTATATAATAAGAAATACCGCAAGCGATAAAGAATTAAGTTTGGTTGTTAATAAACTAAACGATACATATCAAAAAGATCATTACTTCTTAAAGAATTATCTAAACGCAGTTCAAGTACCTTTTGTATATTTGAATATGTATGATTGGTGGGAAAACAAGGAACATGTATTAAATGAGGTATCTAAAAGACTAGGGGGAACAACAGATGTTTAA